In the Limanda limanda chromosome 1, fLimLim1.1, whole genome shotgun sequence genome, one interval contains:
- the elk3 gene encoding ETS domain-containing protein Elk-3 — MESSITLWQFLLQLLLDQSHKHLIRWTSNDGEFKLLKSEEVAKLWGLRKNKTNMNYDKLSRALRYYYDKNIIKKVIGQKFVYKFVSFPEILKMDPAMVESGRCSEESATSEPDAEDEDGSGRNEYLHSGLYSSFTVSSLQHSLEPHRPIKMEPRSGRHDDSSSVIRFVNNRGHSSLPSTPPPSSSDTSHSSRPSPGQARSPTCSPSPQQSPTHAYWRGRSQSTDTDDSEQIAQPLNLSSGQRERERSQSTTTPERRGLANGGPSKGRKPKGLEISASSLLLTGSDLVSIALNSPALPSGSLTPAFLTAQTPSGLLLTPSPLLSNIHFWSSLSPVGPLSPAQLQSHASLFQFPSLLNGHIPMPFPSMDVPLLLSPGSHKS; from the exons ATGGAGAGCTCCATCACCCTCTGGCAGTTCCTGTTGCAGCTTCTGCTCGACCAGAGCCACAAACACCTCATCCGCTGGACGTCCAACGACGGCGAGTTCAAGCTGCTCAAGTCAGAAGAAGTGGCAAAGCTGTGGGGGCTGCgcaagaacaaaaccaacatgaACTATGACAAGCTGAGCAGAGCCCTGCGCTACTACTACGACAAG AACATCATCAAGAAAGTGATCGGCCAGAAGTTTGTCTACAAATTCGTGTCTTTCCCTGAGATCCTGAAGATGGACCCTGCCATGGTGGAGTCTGGTCGCTGCAGTGAGGAAAGTGCCACATCGGAGCCGGACGCTGAAGACGAGGACGGGAGCGGCCGAAACGAATACCTCCACTCTGGCCTGTACTCCTCCTTCACGGTCAGCTCCCTGCAACACTCCCTGGAACCTCACCGGCCCATCAAGATGGAGCCCCGATCCGGTCGCCACGACGACAGCTCTTCCGTCATCCGGTTCGTGAATAACCGTGGtcactcctccctcccctccaccccacccccatccTCAAGTGACACCTCACACTCCTCCAGGCCGTCTCCCGGGCAGGCCCGCTCGCCCACCTGCTCCCCCTCTCCGCAGCAAAGCCCGACCCACGCGTAttggagggggcggagccagagCACAGATACTGATGATTCGGAGCAGATCGCTCAACCTTTAAACCTGTCgtcaggtcagagagagagggagaggtcaCAGAGCACCACCAcgccagagaggaggggcttgGCCAACGGTGGGCCGTCGAAGGGCAGGAAACCCAAAGGCTTAGAAatctccgcctcctccctcctgctgacaggaagtgaccttgTCTCCATCGCCCTCAACAGCCCGGCTCTgccttcagggtccctgaccCCAGCTTTCCTCACCGCACAG ACTCCGTCTGGTCTGCTGCTCACACCCAGTCCTCTGCTCTCCAATATCCATTTCTGGTCCAGTCTGAGCCCGGTGGGACCCCTCAGCCCTGCACAGCTTCAGAGCCACGCCTCCCTCTTCCAG TTTCCCTCTCTGTTAAACGGACACATCCCGATGCCTTTCCCCAGCATGGACGTTCCCCTGCTGTTGTCCCCCGGCTCCCACAAGTCCTGA
- the cdk17 gene encoding cyclin-dependent kinase 17: MEKMKRIKKRLSLTLRSSHTIDESLSELAEQMTLEDGGTKDNEPFMRNGRPPTSHSMHSFLHQYTGSFKKPPLRRPHSVIGGTLGSFMAIPRSGSRLDIVHENLKMGSDGESDQASGTSSDEVQSPTGVCLRNRVHRRISMEDLNKRLSLPADIRIPDGYLEKLQLSSPPFDQPLSRRSRRASLSEIGFGKLETYIKLDKLGEGTYATVFKGRSKLTDNLVALKEIRLEHEEGAPCTAIREVSLLKDLKHANIVTLHDIVHTEKSLTLVFEYLDKDLKQYMDDCGNIMSMHNVKIFLFQILRGLSYCHKRKVLHRDLKPQNLLINEKGELKLADFGLARAKSVPTKTYSNEVVTLWYRPPDVLLGSSEYSTQIDMWGVGCIFYEMAAGRPLFPGSTVEDELHLIFRLLGAPTEEKWPGIFSIEEFKSYKFPKYKPQPLINHAPRLDSEGIELLLSFLRYESKKRISAEEAMKHSHFRQLGMRIHTLSESVSIFTLKEIQLQKDPGYRNSSYPESGNGKINRRQSMLF, translated from the exons atggagaagatgaagaggatcaAGAAGCGATTGTCTTTAACGCTCCGCTCCAGTCACACCATCGACGAGTCCCTATCTGAACTGGCCGAGCAGATGACCCTTGAGGATGGCGGCACCAAGGACAATG agccCTTCATGAGGAACGgccgcccccccacctcccacaGCATGCACTCCTTCCTGCACCAGTACACCGGCTCCTTCAAGAAGCCCCCGCTCCGCCGGCCGCACAGCGTCATAGGCGGCACCCTGGGATCCTTCATGGCTATTCCACGCAGCGGCAGTCGTCTGG ATATTGTACATGAGAACTTGAAGATGGGCTCAGACGGGGAGAGTGACCAGGCGTCTGGAACATCGTCAGATGAGGTTCAGTCTCCGACCGGCGTCTGTCTAAGGAACCGAGTCCACCGGCGGATCTCCATGGAG GACCTCAACAAGCGTCTGTCGCTCCCAGCAGACATCCGAATTCCCGACGGTTacctggagaagctgcagctcagcagtcCGCCCTTCGACCAGCCGCTCAGCCGACGCTCCCGCCGCGCTTCTCTG TCGGAGATCGGTTTTGGGAAGTTGGAGACGTACATTAAGCTGGACAAACTGGGAGAG GGAACCTACGCCACAGTATTCAAAGGACGCAGTAAGCTTACGGACAACCTGGTGGCGCTGAAGGAGATCAGGTTGGAGCACGAGGAGGGAGCGCCATGCACCGCCATCAGAGAGG TGTCATTACTGAAGGACCTGAAACACGCCAACATCGTGACGCTACACGACATCGTTCACACTGAAAAGAGCCTAACGCTCGTCTTCGAGTACCTG GATAAGGATCTGAAACAGTACATGGATGACTGTGGAAACATAATGAGCATGCACAATGTGAAG ATCTTCCTGTTCCAAATATTGCGAGGGCTGTCATACTGTCACAAGAGGAAAGTTCTCCACAGGGACCTGAAGCCTCAGAACCTCCTCATCAATGAGAAAGGAGAACTCAAACTGGCTGATTTTG GTCTGGCGAGGGCCAAGTCCGTCCCAACTAAAACCTACTCCAACGAGGTGGTGACTCTGTGGTATCGGCCTCCTGATGTTCTGCTGGGATCCTCTGAGTACTCAACACAGATCGACATGTG gggcGTTGGTTGTATATTTTATGAGATGGCTGCAGGTCGGCCGCTGTTCCCCGGCTCCACCGTGGAGGACGAGCTCCACCTCATCTTCAGGTTACTGG GAGCGCCAACTGAGGAGAAATGGCCGGGAATCTTCTCCATCGAAGAGTTCAAATCCTACAAATTCCCCAAATACAAACCACAGCCATTAATCAACCACGCTCCcag GCTGGACAGCGAAGGCATCGAGCTGCTGCTGTCTTTCCTCAGA TACGAATCCAAGAAGAGGATTTCAGCGGAGGAGGCGATGAAGCATTCCCACTTCAGGCAGCTCGGGATGAGAATCCACACACTGTCTGAGA GTGTatcaatattcacattaaaagAAATTCAGCTGCAGAAAGACCCCGGCTACAGGAACTCCTCGTATCCAGAGTCAG gCAACGGCAAGATCAACAGGAGGCAGAGCATGCTCTTCTAA